One Megamonas hypermegale genomic window carries:
- a CDS encoding helix-turn-helix domain-containing protein: MTKYSNEFKVKAIKMVLKGDSIYHVAKILNMPNTASLRRWIFHYENGGISQLLHKNRKYTPIFKQKVIEYKWLHHLSLNQTAAKFSIPNTGTISTWEKLYSSYGFSGLISKKRGRPSMKKSKNKVNKPKKELSYVEKLEQENYQLRMENDLLKKWHALMKQWEKEGRH, translated from the coding sequence ATGACTAAATACTCAAATGAATTTAAAGTTAAAGCAATTAAAATGGTTTTAAAAGGAGATTCTATTTATCATGTAGCTAAAATTCTAAACATGCCAAATACAGCTTCTCTTCGTAGATGGATATTTCATTATGAAAATGGTGGCATCTCACAACTTCTTCATAAAAATCGTAAATATACTCCTATCTTTAAACAAAAAGTTATTGAATATAAATGGCTACATCATTTATCATTAAATCAAACAGCAGCAAAATTTTCCATTCCTAATACTGGTACAATTTCTACATGGGAAAAGTTATATAGTTCTTATGGATTTTCTGGCTTAATTTCTAAGAAACGAGGTAGACCATCTATGAAAAAATCTAAAAACAAAGTTAACAAACCTAAAAAAGAACTTTCTTATGTTGAAAAATTAGAACAAGAAAATTATCAATTAAGGATGGAAAATGACCTATTAAAAAAGTGGCATGCCTTAATGAAGCAATGGGAAAAGGAAGGAAGACACTAG
- a CDS encoding FHA domain-containing protein, whose protein sequence is MVDKAFLVALQYGMLLCICGFIYFTVKSMFKDLKSTSVLKPEKENTPNQVALIVLEATDSNLANKKISFSGQISIGRGKENDVVLNDIYVSHHHAVISPVHNLYQIEDLQSRNHTYINGSVLHGKAFLQNGDIIKIGCVTFRFER, encoded by the coding sequence ATGGTAGATAAAGCTTTTCTAGTTGCATTGCAATACGGCATGCTTCTTTGTATTTGCGGTTTTATTTATTTTACAGTAAAATCCATGTTCAAAGATTTAAAAAGCACCTCCGTGCTTAAACCAGAAAAAGAAAATACGCCAAATCAAGTTGCTTTAATCGTACTCGAAGCAACTGACAGCAATTTAGCCAATAAGAAAATATCGTTCTCAGGACAAATCTCTATTGGTCGAGGCAAGGAAAACGATGTCGTACTTAATGATATTTATGTATCACATCACCATGCTGTAATCAGTCCTGTTCACAATCTTTATCAAATTGAAGACTTACAAAGCCGAAACCATACATATATAAATGGAAGTGTTTTGCATGGCAAAGCTTTTTTACAAAATGGCGATATTATAAAAATCGGCTGTGTTACATTTCGTTTTGAGAGGTGA
- a CDS encoding Stp1/IreP family PP2C-type Ser/Thr phosphatase, producing MIITHATDIGCVRTTNEDSYLCIEPHIYAVADGMGGHAAGEIASRIIIDTIKNRLEFVNPDDCTEERLRSVVLEANQAILHASQENPTYNGMGSTISLFYVHYGYATWAQVGDSRIYLLRNGQIYQLTSDHSLVNELLQKQKITEEEAANFPHKNILTRAVGISCNLLVDTGFCDILEHDKFLICSDGLTNMVTDELIRDICYENTNENKANKLVKKALENGGKDNITCIVVEI from the coding sequence ATGATAATTACTCATGCTACCGATATTGGTTGCGTTCGCACTACCAATGAAGACAGTTATTTATGCATTGAACCCCATATCTATGCTGTAGCTGATGGCATGGGCGGTCATGCTGCTGGAGAAATTGCAAGCAGAATAATTATTGATACTATAAAAAATCGTTTAGAATTTGTAAATCCAGATGATTGTACAGAAGAACGTTTGCGTAGCGTTGTTTTGGAAGCTAACCAAGCTATTTTACATGCTTCACAAGAAAACCCTACTTATAATGGTATGGGCTCGACAATCAGTTTATTTTATGTACATTATGGTTATGCCACTTGGGCACAAGTAGGTGATAGCCGTATTTATCTTTTACGCAATGGACAGATATATCAACTCACATCTGACCATTCACTCGTAAATGAACTATTACAAAAACAAAAAATCACAGAAGAAGAAGCAGCTAATTTCCCACATAAAAACATTTTAACTAGAGCTGTTGGTATCTCCTGTAATTTATTAGTAGACACTGGCTTTTGCGATATTTTAGAACATGACAAATTTCTAATTTGCTCAGATGGATTAACTAATATGGTTACTGATGAGCTCATTCGTGATATCTGCTATGAAAATACTAATGAAAATAAAGCTAATAAATTAGTAAAAAAAGCCCTTGAAAATGGCGGAAAAGATAATATTACTTGTATAGTGGTGGAAATATAA
- a CDS encoding peptidoglycan D,D-transpeptidase FtsI family protein, translating to MHRQNDINKHIYVIVKVFAILFAVIFINLAYIQIYEAEDLINNPHNSHVMEKASEIQRGKILDSTGVILADTQKEKNSFKRVYPYGEVFAPPLGYVSDKLGYSGIEASQNAPLAGNNMKLHALGPLSQLFEPEVGNDVHLTLRADYQQAAYDALGERKGAVIILNRKTGEILAMVSRPSFNSNDIDANWDSLRTDENSPLLNRATQGLYPPGSTIKPLIGDGALTAGIATTDTIVNCTGSLYINSSYSLADSSGEVHGPVNLATAIMHSCNSYFGTMGINLGEKGLAETFSRFGYDKELDTDFINTAPELPDFKNLSNGELAQVGIGQSTLLVTPLRMAMLAGSIGNQGILMKPFLVKEITAPDNTVIETHEPQQWLTVSSPEITNIIYEDMKQVIASGTGTKAAVNGIEMIGKTGTAENSAGADHAWFIGCANMPNEDIAFAIIVENSGFGGGEAAPIIKNILTNILAKEGK from the coding sequence TTGCATAGACAAAATGATATTAATAAACATATATACGTTATTGTCAAAGTGTTCGCCATTTTATTTGCTGTAATTTTTATAAATTTAGCCTATATTCAAATCTATGAAGCTGAAGATTTAATCAATAATCCTCATAATTCTCATGTTATGGAAAAAGCTTCAGAAATTCAACGTGGTAAAATTTTAGATAGTACAGGCGTTATTTTGGCAGATACACAAAAAGAAAAAAATTCCTTTAAACGCGTTTATCCATATGGTGAAGTATTTGCTCCACCACTTGGATATGTCAGTGATAAATTAGGTTATTCAGGTATTGAAGCTTCACAAAATGCTCCACTTGCTGGAAATAACATGAAACTTCATGCACTCGGTCCTTTATCACAATTATTCGAACCTGAAGTCGGTAATGATGTTCATTTAACATTACGAGCTGATTATCAACAGGCTGCTTATGATGCCCTTGGTGAACGCAAAGGTGCCGTAATCATTTTAAATCGCAAAACAGGCGAAATTTTAGCCATGGTAAGCAGACCTAGCTTCAATTCTAATGATATTGACGCAAATTGGGATTCACTTCGTACAGATGAAAATAGTCCTTTGCTTAATCGTGCAACACAAGGATTATATCCTCCAGGCTCAACTATAAAACCATTAATTGGGGATGGTGCACTCACAGCAGGCATAGCAACAACGGATACTATTGTAAATTGTACTGGTTCGTTATATATTAATAGTAGTTATTCTTTAGCTGATAGTTCTGGTGAAGTACATGGTCCAGTAAATTTAGCTACTGCTATCATGCATTCTTGCAATAGCTATTTTGGCACCATGGGTATAAATCTTGGCGAAAAAGGTCTTGCTGAAACTTTTTCTCGTTTTGGTTATGATAAAGAATTGGACACTGATTTCATTAATACAGCTCCTGAATTGCCCGATTTTAAGAATTTAAGTAACGGCGAATTAGCTCAAGTCGGTATCGGTCAATCTACTTTACTTGTGACACCACTACGCATGGCAATGCTAGCGGGAAGTATTGGCAATCAAGGAATTTTAATGAAACCATTTTTAGTTAAAGAAATTACTGCTCCTGATAATACAGTTATCGAAACTCATGAGCCACAACAATGGCTTACTGTATCATCTCCAGAAATAACCAATATTATATATGAAGATATGAAACAGGTTATTGCCTCAGGTACCGGAACAAAAGCTGCTGTAAACGGCATCGAAATGATAGGTAAAACTGGTACAGCTGAAAACTCTGCTGGTGCTGACCATGCTTGGTTTATCGGTTGCGCTAATATGCCTAATGAAGACATCGCCTTTGCTATTATTGTAGAAAATAGTGGTTTCGGTGGAGGCGAGGCAGCACCTATTATAAAAAATATACTTACAAATATTTTAGCAAAGGAAGGGAAGTAA
- a CDS encoding IS3 family transposase, with translation MGKGRKTLVLVIAKLRKKYTLKALLNYTKLAKSTYYDVLKKLSKEDKYKGLKTLIHNICNKNHGRYGYRRVTLQLHKQGIKVNHKVVMRLMKEENLTCKVRAKKYKSYRGQEGKIAKNILNRNFKAEKPNEKWATDVTEFALCNEKIYLSPIIDLYNGEIISYKISKRPILKQVLDMVKDATRKIKETKGIILHSDQGWQYQNRRYQELLKEKGIIQSMSRKGNCLDNAVIENFFGLLKSELFYLKKFKFVEDFIKELKSYIKYYNTKRIKIKLKGLSPVEYRTKSQLVA, from the coding sequence ATGGGAAAAGGAAGGAAGACACTAGTTTTAGTAATTGCTAAATTAAGGAAAAAATATACTCTAAAAGCCCTATTAAACTATACAAAATTAGCTAAAAGCACATATTATGATGTATTAAAAAAATTATCAAAAGAAGACAAATATAAAGGATTGAAAACATTAATTCATAATATTTGTAATAAAAATCATGGAAGATATGGATATAGAAGAGTAACTTTGCAGCTGCATAAACAAGGAATAAAAGTCAATCATAAAGTAGTTATGAGATTAATGAAAGAAGAAAATTTAACATGTAAAGTAAGAGCAAAGAAATATAAATCTTATAGAGGGCAAGAAGGGAAAATAGCTAAAAATATATTAAATAGAAATTTCAAAGCAGAAAAACCAAACGAAAAATGGGCAACAGATGTAACAGAATTTGCATTATGCAATGAAAAAATATATTTATCACCAATAATAGATTTATATAACGGAGAAATAATAAGTTATAAAATATCGAAAAGACCAATACTAAAGCAAGTATTAGATATGGTAAAAGATGCAACAAGAAAGATAAAAGAAACAAAAGGAATAATTCTACATTCAGACCAAGGATGGCAGTATCAGAATAGAAGATATCAGGAGTTATTAAAAGAAAAAGGCATTATCCAAAGCATGAGCCGAAAAGGAAACTGCTTAGATAATGCCGTAATAGAAAATTTCTTTGGTTTGCTAAAAAGCGAATTATTCTATTTAAAAAAATTTAAATTCGTTGAAGATTTTATAAAAGAGTTAAAATCTTATATAAAATATTATAATACAAAACGGATAAAGATAAAACTAAAAGGACTTAGTCCCGTAGAATACAGAACTAAGTCTCAATTAGTAGCTTAA
- a CDS encoding galactokinase has protein sequence MTNIIEFLKSKEAKQKLMELYNLDEQGVEAQVKRYQDLADAFAAKYPVDNACFFSSPGRIEVIGNHTDHQLGRVIGASTDMDTIAIVTTRDDNKIHVKSMEYDEFEIDANDFEAKDGDSRTVKLIKGMLEKLAQNGRKIGGFNAYMTTTVLSAAGVSSSASFEMLIGAIVNHVYNDGQISTLEIAKAGQWSENNKWDKKSGLLDQLACATGGMITIDFENYDSPAVTKLDSKIIQNKYDFFITPTGEDHSALDGEYTAITVEMKAISQFFGKEYLKDVSMEDIMNNLPALREKAGDRAVLRAVHFITETERVRKLATEFENHNYDNFEKIITESGLSSWRFLQNCATPDSRHQGIALLLAMNEIYFQNGHSGVCRVHGGGFAGAILSVIPRTEAEEFKAFIKNVLKNEYYEVHVRDAGSVKVF, from the coding sequence ATGACTAATATTATTGAATTTTTAAAATCTAAAGAAGCTAAACAAAAATTGATGGAACTTTATAATCTTGATGAACAAGGTGTAGAAGCACAAGTTAAACGTTATCAAGACTTAGCTGATGCATTTGCTGCTAAATATCCAGTTGATAATGCTTGTTTCTTTAGCTCTCCAGGACGTATTGAAGTAATTGGTAACCATACAGACCATCAACTTGGCCGCGTTATTGGTGCAAGTACAGATATGGATACTATTGCTATTGTTACAACTAGAGATGATAATAAAATTCATGTAAAAAGCATGGAATATGACGAATTTGAAATTGATGCCAACGATTTTGAAGCTAAAGATGGCGATTCTCGTACAGTAAAACTTATTAAAGGTATGTTAGAAAAATTAGCTCAGAACGGACGTAAAATTGGTGGCTTTAATGCATATATGACTACAACTGTTTTAAGTGCTGCAGGTGTTAGCTCTTCTGCTTCCTTTGAAATGCTTATCGGTGCAATTGTAAATCATGTTTATAATGATGGACAGATTTCTACACTTGAAATTGCTAAAGCAGGTCAGTGGTCTGAAAATAATAAATGGGATAAAAAATCTGGCTTACTTGACCAGCTTGCTTGTGCTACTGGTGGTATGATTACTATTGATTTTGAAAATTATGATTCCCCAGCAGTAACAAAACTTGATAGTAAAATAATCCAAAATAAATATGATTTCTTTATCACTCCAACAGGTGAAGACCATTCTGCTTTAGATGGTGAATATACTGCTATTACTGTTGAAATGAAAGCTATTTCTCAGTTCTTTGGTAAAGAATATTTAAAAGATGTAAGCATGGAAGATATCATGAATAACCTTCCTGCATTACGTGAAAAAGCTGGTGACCGCGCTGTATTACGTGCTGTTCATTTCATTACTGAAACAGAACGTGTTCGTAAATTAGCTACTGAATTTGAAAACCATAATTATGATAACTTTGAAAAAATTATCACTGAATCTGGTCTTTCTTCTTGGAGATTTTTACAAAACTGTGCAACTCCAGACTCCAGACATCAAGGCATTGCATTGCTCCTTGCTATGAATGAAATCTATTTCCAAAATGGTCATAGTGGTGTATGCCGTGTACATGGTGGCGGATTTGCTGGTGCAATTCTCTCCGTTATTCCTAGAACTGAAGCAGAAGAATTCAAAGCATTTATTAAAAATGTACTCAAAAATGAATATTATGAAGTACATGTTCGTGATGCAGGTAGCGTAAAAGTTTTCTAA
- a CDS encoding beta-class carbonic anhydrase, producing the protein MTLLDEVTQANEKFVSHLPADFIGISKLPQRQLAIITCMDTRLVDFLEPALGIGRGEAKIIKTAGNSITGDFSDIIRSLLVCIYELGVKEIMVIGHHECGMAHATSDELIKAMLDMGIEQSAIDNVKDELIHWVDNFHHPVENVQDAVDKIRQNPLIAETIPVHGLIFHPDTGKVDIVVNGYK; encoded by the coding sequence ATGACATTACTGGATGAAGTAACGCAGGCCAATGAAAAATTCGTATCTCATCTGCCGGCGGATTTTATAGGCATAAGTAAACTGCCGCAACGCCAGCTGGCAATCATTACCTGCATGGATACCCGTCTGGTCGATTTTCTTGAACCTGCACTGGGTATCGGCCGCGGCGAGGCTAAAATCATAAAAACGGCGGGCAATAGCATTACGGGCGATTTCAGCGATATCATCCGCAGTTTACTTGTCTGCATTTACGAACTTGGCGTAAAGGAAATCATGGTCATCGGTCATCATGAGTGCGGCATGGCTCATGCCACATCGGACGAACTGATAAAAGCCATGCTCGATATGGGCATAGAACAGAGCGCCATCGACAATGTAAAAGATGAACTCATTCACTGGGTGGACAATTTCCATCATCCGGTCGAAAATGTTCAGGACGCTGTGGACAAAATTCGCCAAAATCCGCTCATTGCCGAAACCATTCCGGTGCACGGATTGATTTTCCATCCTGATACGGGCAAAGTGGACATCGTAGTAAACGGCTATAAATAA
- the uvrB gene encoding excinuclease ABC subunit UvrB produces MVYVPKLNTLQIEKKIPFKVQAPFEPTGDQPQAIEKLAHGIENGQTAQVLLGATGTGKTFTIAKLIEKVQKPTLVIAHNKTLAAQLASEFKEFFPNNAVEYFVSYYDYYQPEAYIAQTDTYIEKDSSINDEIDKLRHSATCSLFERRDVIIVASVSCIYGLGSPEDYYDLVLSVREGQEYPRDDILRKLVSIQYERNDINFDRGKFRVRGDVIEVFPAGYSDRAIRIELFGDEVDRILEIDTITGEVYGERKHILIYPASHYVISKEHMKDALDSIRKELTEQLKILRDDNKLLEAQRLEQRTNYDLETMEEMGYCSGIENYSRHLTGRKAGEAPYTLLDYFPDDFLIVIDESHVTLPQIRAMYAGDRSRKESLVANGFRLPSAFDNRPLRFEEFEKHINQIIYVSATPAKYELEHANQIVEQIIRPTGLLDPQIEVRPLEGQIDDLLGEIKLRVKNDERVLITTLTKKMAENLTDYLKEMGVKVRYLHSDIATIERAEIIRDLRMGKFHVLVGINLLREGLDMPEVSLVAILDADKEGFLRSETSLIQTIGRAARNANGKVIMYADRITDSMQKAIDETNRRREVQDEYNKEHHIIPQTIKKKVKNLIETTMVSEDKAEYNAKSTKKKLKMTAKEKKKLIQSLTKEMQEASRNLEFERAAQLRDIIFELNETKK; encoded by the coding sequence ATGGTATATGTACCTAAATTGAATACATTACAAATAGAAAAAAAAATACCGTTTAAAGTACAAGCTCCATTTGAACCGACTGGAGACCAACCACAAGCTATTGAAAAATTAGCGCATGGTATTGAAAATGGACAGACTGCGCAAGTTTTATTAGGAGCAACAGGAACAGGGAAGACTTTTACGATTGCTAAATTGATTGAAAAAGTGCAAAAACCTACTTTAGTCATTGCTCATAATAAGACATTAGCAGCCCAACTTGCTAGTGAGTTTAAAGAATTTTTCCCTAATAATGCAGTAGAATATTTTGTCAGCTACTATGATTATTATCAACCAGAAGCATATATTGCCCAAACTGATACGTATATTGAAAAAGATTCTTCTATCAATGATGAAATTGATAAGTTGCGCCATTCTGCTACTTGTTCATTATTTGAACGAAGAGATGTGATAATCGTTGCAAGTGTTTCTTGTATTTATGGTCTCGGTTCACCGGAAGATTATTATGATTTAGTTCTGTCAGTTCGTGAAGGGCAGGAATATCCACGCGATGATATTTTGCGCAAATTAGTTTCTATTCAATATGAGCGAAATGATATAAATTTTGACCGTGGTAAATTTAGAGTGCGCGGTGATGTTATTGAAGTTTTTCCAGCAGGTTATAGTGATAGAGCTATTCGTATTGAATTATTTGGCGATGAAGTTGACCGCATTTTAGAGATTGATACGATTACAGGGGAAGTTTATGGAGAACGCAAGCATATTTTGATATATCCAGCTTCACATTATGTAATATCAAAAGAACATATGAAAGATGCGCTTGATTCAATACGCAAGGAATTGACAGAGCAATTAAAAATTCTTCGTGATGATAATAAATTATTAGAAGCGCAGCGATTAGAGCAAAGGACAAATTACGATTTGGAAACAATGGAAGAAATGGGATATTGTTCAGGCATTGAAAACTATTCTCGCCATTTGACAGGCAGAAAAGCGGGAGAAGCACCGTATACTTTGCTGGATTATTTTCCTGATGATTTTTTAATTGTAATTGATGAATCGCATGTTACTTTGCCACAGATACGTGCGATGTACGCAGGAGACCGTTCGCGTAAAGAATCACTAGTTGCTAATGGATTCCGTTTGCCATCGGCATTTGATAATAGACCGCTTCGTTTTGAAGAATTTGAAAAACATATAAATCAAATAATTTATGTTTCAGCAACACCAGCAAAATATGAATTAGAACATGCCAATCAAATAGTAGAGCAGATTATTCGCCCTACAGGTCTTTTAGACCCGCAGATAGAAGTGCGACCTTTAGAAGGGCAGATTGATGATTTACTCGGTGAAATAAAATTGCGTGTTAAAAATGATGAACGCGTATTAATCACGACTTTGACGAAAAAAATGGCGGAAAACTTGACCGATTATTTAAAAGAAATGGGCGTTAAAGTGCGATATCTTCATTCCGATATTGCTACGATTGAAAGAGCGGAAATCATTCGTGATTTGCGCATGGGAAAATTCCATGTACTCGTCGGCATAAATTTATTGCGTGAAGGGCTAGATATGCCAGAAGTATCGCTTGTAGCTATTTTAGATGCTGATAAAGAAGGCTTTTTGCGTTCTGAAACTTCGTTGATACAAACGATTGGTCGTGCTGCGCGCAATGCCAATGGTAAAGTAATCATGTACGCCGACCGTATAACAGACTCCATGCAAAAAGCCATAGATGAGACAAATCGTCGCCGTGAAGTGCAAGATGAATACAATAAAGAGCATCATATCATACCGCAGACAATAAAGAAAAAAGTAAAAAATCTCATTGAGACAACTATGGTATCAGAAGATAAAGCTGAATATAATGCTAAATCGACGAAGAAAAAATTGAAGATGACGGCAAAAGAAAAGAAAAAATTAATTCAATCGCTTACAAAAGAAATGCAAGAAGCATCGCGTAATCTTGAATTTGAACGAGCAGCACAATTAAGAGATATTATTTTTGAATTAAATGAAACGAAGAAATAA
- a CDS encoding FtsW/RodA/SpoVE family cell cycle protein has product MTKSYYFTLIFPILLLFLGTSIIGTKHNNLSQETFIPVAILSILFIAVQIFSIKFRAKADQYLLSIVIFLSSLSAIMILRLKPDLFMHQLIWIGIGLIIFATVVFFADKLLDLLDYPYVLGIGALIIICSVLIFGTDINGNRNWIILGPIQVQPSEFAKLFIIAFLSSFLSENKNVLTLPSRGWKFLHFPPFRFLAPLLLIWSVAMLMFVSLRDLGSALLFFGIVIIMTYVATGKKIYVFLALFFFSLSSYLSYLFFEHVRTRVAIWLHPWNDPMGSAYQIVQSLFAFSYGGIFGTGFSFGFPLLIPEVHTDFIFAAIGEEFGLIGVSFLLLAYLLLFMRGVKTAFFCKNEKYKLLAFGLSITMLLQTFIILAGVTKLLPLTGITLPFISYGGSSMISSFISLGLLFALSTKER; this is encoded by the coding sequence ATGACAAAATCATATTATTTTACACTTATTTTCCCTATTTTATTATTATTTTTAGGGACATCTATAATCGGTACAAAACACAATAATTTATCACAGGAAACATTCATTCCTGTTGCAATCTTATCGATATTATTCATTGCTGTCCAGATATTCAGCATAAAATTCAGAGCAAAAGCTGACCAATATTTATTATCCATTGTCATATTTTTATCAAGTTTAAGCGCAATTATGATTTTACGTTTAAAACCAGATTTATTTATGCATCAATTAATCTGGATTGGTATTGGTCTTATAATTTTTGCAACTGTCGTTTTTTTTGCTGACAAATTACTTGATTTGCTCGATTATCCATATGTCCTTGGTATTGGAGCACTCATTATCATTTGTTCTGTACTAATTTTTGGTACAGATATCAACGGCAATCGTAACTGGATTATTCTCGGTCCTATTCAAGTTCAACCGTCAGAATTTGCCAAGTTATTTATTATTGCATTTTTATCTTCATTTTTATCCGAAAATAAAAACGTATTGACCCTGCCTAGTCGCGGTTGGAAATTTCTTCATTTCCCGCCATTTCGTTTTTTAGCTCCACTTTTATTGATTTGGAGTGTTGCAATGTTGATGTTTGTCAGCTTGCGCGACTTAGGCTCAGCATTATTATTTTTCGGTATCGTTATCATTATGACTTATGTAGCAACAGGTAAGAAAATATATGTATTCTTAGCATTATTTTTCTTCTCGTTGTCTTCTTATTTAAGTTATTTATTCTTTGAACACGTTCGCACTCGTGTTGCCATTTGGCTTCACCCTTGGAATGACCCTATGGGCAGTGCTTATCAAATTGTTCAATCCTTATTTGCTTTTTCTTATGGAGGCATTTTCGGCACTGGTTTTTCTTTCGGTTTTCCTCTTTTAATACCAGAAGTTCATACTGATTTTATCTTTGCCGCCATCGGTGAAGAATTCGGTTTAATCGGTGTTTCTTTCCTATTATTAGCCTATCTTTTACTTTTCATGCGCGGAGTCAAAACTGCGTTTTTCTGTAAAAATGAAAAATATAAATTATTAGCATTTGGTTTATCCATAACCATGCTATTACAAACATTTATTATTCTTGCCGGCGTTACAAAACTTTTGCCATTAACCGGCATAACATTACCTTTTATCAGTTACGGTGGCAGTTCTATGATTTCATCTTTCATTTCGCTGGGGCTGTTATTCGCTCTTAGTACAAAGGAGAGATAA